Proteins co-encoded in one Campylobacter concisus genomic window:
- a CDS encoding TRAP transporter small permease subunit — protein sequence MQKVEKFFDKVGDIVGYICMLIMALMIIDVFFNVVARYFFSYGNVAFQELEWHFFAVIFLLGMSYALKEDAHVRVDIFYAKFSPKNKALVNMIGTVIFVIPFALLVSNLSFEFVSDAYTSAEASADPGGLTHRWIIKALIPFSFYLLVFFAIGFFIRNFNLYKKANKGE from the coding sequence ATGCAAAAAGTTGAGAAATTTTTTGATAAGGTAGGCGATATAGTCGGCTATATTTGCATGCTTATTATGGCTTTGATGATAATAGACGTCTTTTTTAACGTTGTGGCAAGATATTTTTTCTCTTATGGAAATGTCGCATTTCAGGAGCTTGAGTGGCATTTTTTTGCTGTAATATTTTTGCTTGGCATGAGCTATGCATTAAAAGAAGATGCACATGTTAGAGTTGATATCTTTTATGCTAAATTTTCACCAAAAAATAAAGCTCTTGTAAATATGATAGGAACTGTTATTTTTGTAATTCCATTTGCACTTTTAGTTTCAAATTTATCGTTTGAATTTGTGAGTGATGCTTATACTTCAGCTGAAGCTAGTGCGGATCCAGGCGGCCTTACTCACAGATGGATCATAAAAGCACTTATTCCTTTTTCTTTTTATCTACTTGTATTTTTTGCGATTGGCTTTTTTATAAGAAATTTTAATCTTTACAAAAAAGCTAACAAGGGGGAATAA
- a CDS encoding sodium-dependent transporter, producing MAKEQFSKIGYVLAVAGSAVGLGNAWKFPYMVGENGGSAFVILYLLITFLVGIPIFMAELSIGKLSESDSVNAFRKLANKNKNLWQLVGILAMVTAAIISSYYIVIIGWVFKYFTLSFTGLPNDIESSKVIFNELLTHGLGEQTLYFVIAFVACFFILSKGVKSGIEKLNVWMMPSLFIMVLIMLIFSMTMNGFTKSAEFLLVPDFSKISFNSLLLALGLAFWTLSLGMAAIITYSASLSDDTNLATSTLSIVFINIVLAIMMGLVIFTFIFEFGAEPSQGPGLVFISLPTLFAKLGVIGQILAVAFFAALIFAGITSAISIVEPFVFFLIREYGISRIKALSIVGAGVFVLGFLCLLSNIENVGDKFMLFGKNFFDFLDFTASNVLLPISGIGGAIFVGYFMKREALYVLFSPYMSDFVFSAWYFLLRYVAPVCVFIIMINKLFF from the coding sequence ATGGCAAAAGAACAGTTTTCTAAAATAGGTTATGTTTTAGCAGTTGCAGGGTCAGCTGTTGGACTTGGAAATGCGTGGAAATTTCCATATATGGTCGGTGAAAATGGCGGATCAGCATTTGTTATTTTATATCTTTTGATAACGTTTTTAGTTGGCATACCTATCTTTATGGCAGAGCTAAGTATCGGCAAACTTAGTGAGAGCGATAGTGTAAATGCCTTTAGAAAGTTGGCGAATAAAAATAAAAATTTATGGCAGCTGGTTGGAATTTTAGCTATGGTAACCGCAGCTATAATCTCATCTTACTATATTGTTATCATCGGCTGGGTCTTTAAGTATTTCACACTATCTTTTACCGGTCTTCCAAACGATATAGAAAGTTCAAAAGTAATATTTAACGAGCTTCTTACACATGGTCTTGGCGAGCAGACACTTTATTTTGTTATAGCATTTGTAGCTTGCTTTTTTATCCTTTCAAAAGGAGTGAAAAGTGGCATTGAAAAGCTAAATGTTTGGATGATGCCAAGCCTATTTATCATGGTTTTAATCATGCTTATCTTTTCTATGACGATGAATGGCTTTACAAAGTCTGCTGAGTTTTTACTTGTTCCTGACTTTAGCAAAATTTCATTTAACTCGCTCTTGCTTGCTCTTGGGCTTGCTTTTTGGACACTATCTCTTGGTATGGCAGCGATCATTACATATTCAGCTAGCCTAAGTGATGATACAAATTTAGCCACTTCTACGCTAAGTATCGTCTTTATAAATATCGTCCTAGCCATCATGATGGGTCTTGTTATCTTTACATTTATATTTGAATTTGGTGCCGAGCCGTCTCAAGGACCAGGACTTGTCTTTATCTCGCTTCCAACGCTCTTTGCAAAGCTTGGTGTGATAGGTCAAATTTTAGCTGTGGCATTTTTTGCTGCACTTATATTTGCTGGTATTACTTCAGCTATCTCTATCGTGGAACCGTTCGTATTTTTCTTGATCAGAGAGTATGGCATTAGCAGGATAAAAGCTCTTAGCATAGTTGGAGCCGGTGTTTTTGTTTTAGGATTTTTATGTCTTTTATCAAATATAGAAAATGTTGGCGACAAATTTATGCTCTTTGGTAAAAATTTCTTTGATTTTCTTGACTTTACCGCTTCAAATGTTCTGCTTCCAATTAGTGGTATTGGTGGAGCGATATTCGTTGGATATTTTATGAAAAGAGAAGCACTTTATGTGCTATTTAGTCCATATATGAGCGACTTTGTATTTAGTGCGTGGTATTTTTTATTAAGATATGTGGCGCCAGTTTGCGTCTTTATCATCATGATAAATAAATTGTTTTTTTAA
- a CDS encoding sodium-dependent transporter, translated as MMDRFSKVGFVLSIIGAAIGLGNAWKFPYMVGSNGGSAFILIYLFFAFVVGLSIFFAEMAMGKISRLDTVGAFKSLATKGANSWKFAGVVMVTGLFIASFYTLIIGWVLKYVILSLGELPKNMASSEALFVNFTSKGIEEQILYFSIAFFAYFFILTKGIKSGIERINVYLIPALFILLLLMLGYSFGMNGFDEAAKFLLVPDFSKIDQGAILNALGLAFFTMCIGIGCILTYSSSLGNDTNLFTSSLYVVFANIIISVIIGLIVFTFTYEFGSEPSRGAGLAFISLPTLFAKLGLLGNFLAFAFFTSLFFAGITSVISLVEPFIFFLNKSLGFSRNRSIIIVGAVVYVLGILCALSGIGNFKEALTFFGKSFFDLLDYLSSNIMLPLGGIIFAIFVGYFMKFELLKELFLPYMGEIVFKIWYFLIRFVAPVLVFVVLVREIA; from the coding sequence ATGATGGATAGATTTAGTAAAGTTGGTTTTGTTCTATCTATCATTGGAGCAGCTATTGGCCTTGGTAATGCGTGGAAATTTCCATATATGGTCGGTAGTAATGGTGGTTCAGCGTTTATACTTATATATCTATTTTTTGCTTTTGTCGTTGGGCTTAGCATATTTTTTGCCGAGATGGCGATGGGTAAAATTTCTCGTCTTGATACGGTTGGAGCATTTAAAAGTCTAGCTACAAAGGGGGCAAATTCTTGGAAATTTGCTGGTGTTGTGATGGTGACAGGGCTATTCATCGCATCTTTTTATACGCTCATTATCGGCTGGGTTTTAAAATACGTTATCTTAAGTCTTGGTGAGCTTCCAAAAAATATGGCAAGCTCAGAAGCGCTTTTTGTAAATTTTACTTCAAAGGGCATAGAGGAGCAAATTTTATATTTTAGCATCGCTTTTTTTGCCTACTTTTTTATACTTACAAAAGGTATAAAAAGTGGAATAGAGCGTATAAATGTATATCTTATTCCAGCACTTTTTATTTTGCTTTTGCTTATGCTTGGCTACTCTTTTGGTATGAATGGATTTGATGAGGCGGCTAAATTTTTACTAGTGCCTGATTTTTCAAAGATAGATCAAGGCGCTATCTTAAATGCTCTTGGGTTAGCTTTTTTTACGATGTGTATTGGTATTGGCTGCATTTTAACTTACTCATCAAGCCTAGGCAATGATACAAATTTATTTACTTCATCACTTTATGTAGTCTTTGCAAATATAATTATTAGCGTAATTATAGGGCTTATAGTTTTTACATTCACCTATGAATTTGGCTCAGAGCCATCAAGGGGTGCAGGGTTAGCATTTATCTCGCTTCCAACGCTTTTTGCAAAGCTTGGTTTGCTTGGAAATTTCTTGGCTTTTGCATTTTTTACATCTTTATTTTTTGCTGGTATAACATCGGTTATTTCGCTAGTCGAGCCATTTATATTTTTCTTAAATAAAAGTTTGGGATTTAGTAGAAATAGATCAATTATCATTGTCGGTGCCGTAGTTTATGTTTTAGGGATTTTATGTGCATTAAGCGGTATTGGCAATTTTAAAGAAGCACTTACATTTTTTGGTAAGAGCTTTTTTGATTTGCTTGATTATCTTAGCTCAAACATTATGCTCCCACTTGGTGGCATTATATTTGCCATTTTTGTTGGGTACTTTATGAAATTTGAGCTTTTAAAAGAGCTATTTTTGCCTTATATGGGTGAGATTGTTTTTAAAATTTGGTATTTTTTAATAAGGTTTGTGGCACCAGTTCTAGTTTTTGTGGTGTTAGTAAGGGAGATTGCATAA
- a CDS encoding sodium-dependent transporter, which yields MINEKFSKIGFVLAMAGSAVGLGNAWKFPTMVGNNGGSAFIVLYLLLTFAIAFVAFLAELSIGKLGESDVVSSIYKLAPKHKKIWSFSGFFMIGAILIASFYMVVIGWILKYIYLSFSPLLSNQEEAAQQFNTLLSNDLSSAIVCFSLVFLMVFFAVSKGVKSGIEKLNIWIMPGLFILLVCILFYAISMGDGFVKAAKFLFVPNFSAITPDVVLQALGLAFFSLSMGVGVIPTYAANLPEQTNLIKSTLSIIFINILIGIMMGLVVFTFIFAYGADSTASGPGLIFISLVTLFAKLGIVGNVMAIAFFVSLLFAGVTSAVSMIEPFAYYLVRKFEISRKMALVYIGIFVYILGLFCIFSYYAQTANIFSIFGKPVFDALDFLTSNIMMPIGAIIFSFFVGYKLKKESLYLLFGEFMGKVFFEIWYFTLRYIVPVAICAIMIYQIAGK from the coding sequence ATGATAAATGAAAAATTTTCAAAAATAGGCTTCGTTCTTGCTATGGCAGGATCGGCTGTTGGACTTGGTAATGCATGGAAATTTCCAACAATGGTAGGAAACAATGGCGGTTCAGCGTTTATAGTTTTATATTTACTTCTCACGTTTGCTATCGCTTTTGTAGCGTTTTTAGCAGAGCTTAGTATTGGTAAGCTTGGTGAGAGTGACGTTGTAAGCTCCATTTATAAACTTGCTCCAAAACACAAAAAAATATGGTCTTTCTCAGGCTTTTTTATGATAGGAGCGATACTTATTGCTTCATTTTATATGGTTGTCATTGGCTGGATATTAAAGTATATTTATCTTAGTTTTTCGCCACTTTTGAGCAATCAAGAAGAGGCGGCCCAGCAGTTTAATACGCTTTTATCGAATGATCTAAGTAGCGCTATTGTTTGCTTTAGCTTGGTCTTTTTGATGGTATTTTTTGCTGTTTCAAAAGGTGTGAAAAGTGGCATTGAGAAGCTAAATATTTGGATTATGCCGGGCCTTTTTATACTGCTTGTTTGTATACTTTTTTATGCAATTAGTATGGGTGATGGTTTTGTTAAGGCGGCTAAATTTTTATTTGTACCAAATTTTAGCGCGATCACGCCAGATGTTGTTTTGCAAGCTCTTGGACTCGCGTTCTTCTCGCTATCTATGGGTGTTGGCGTCATACCGACATACGCTGCAAATTTACCAGAGCAGACAAATCTTATAAAATCAACGCTTTCTATCATCTTTATAAACATATTAATAGGCATTATGATGGGGCTTGTGGTCTTTACATTTATATTTGCTTATGGAGCTGATAGTACGGCAAGTGGCCCGGGTCTTATCTTTATCTCACTTGTTACGCTCTTCGCAAAGCTTGGGATAGTTGGCAATGTCATGGCCATCGCATTTTTTGTTTCACTTTTATTTGCTGGTGTTACAAGTGCTGTTTCGATGATCGAACCATTTGCTTATTATTTGGTTAGAAAATTTGAAATTTCACGCAAAATGGCTCTTGTTTATATTGGAATTTTTGTCTATATTTTAGGCCTTTTTTGTATTTTTTCATATTATGCGCAGACGGCTAATATCTTTAGTATTTTTGGTAAGCCAGTCTTTGATGCACTTGATTTTCTTACTTCAAATATAATGATGCCAATAGGTGCCATAATTTTTAGTTTTTTTGTTGGCTATAAACTTAAAAAAGAGAGCCTATATCTACTCTTTGGCGAATTTATGGGAAAAGTATTTTTTGAAATTTGGTACTTTACTCTAAGATACATCGTTCCAGTTGCAATTTGTGCCATCATGATCTATCAAATAGCAGGTAAATGA
- a CDS encoding F0F1 ATP synthase subunit C gives MKKIVFLILGLAAFAFGADGEMIRSYSVIAGGIGLGLAALGGAIGMGNTAAATISGTARNPGVGSKLMTTMFIALAMIEAQVIYALVITLIVLYANPMLG, from the coding sequence ATGAAAAAGATCGTGTTTTTAATTCTTGGTCTTGCTGCATTTGCATTTGGCGCTGATGGCGAGATGATTAGATCATATTCAGTTATCGCTGGTGGTATTGGTCTTGGCCTTGCAGCCCTTGGTGGCGCTATTGGTATGGGTAATACAGCTGCTGCAACAATTAGCGGAACAGCTAGAAACCCAGGTGTTGGTAGCAAACTTATGACTACAATGTTTATCGCTCTTGCGATGATCGAAGCACAAGTTATCTACGCACTTGTTATTACACTTATCGTTCTTTACGCAAACCCAATGCTTGGCTAA
- a CDS encoding VIT1/CCC1 transporter family protein, with product MLDKKRALKQLQNEADDTAIYTLLEASEKNEENKKILRKLITEEKRHYAFCQKITGESRTANLFKVIFYTILVKIFGTSFTLKFMESREEDAEQFYLGIVDEYPEARDIYEEEVNHENNLISMLKDMKLVNAGGIVLGMNDALVELTGTLSGIALAFSNTKSVGATGLIMGIAAALSMAGSAYLESKENPSDEIKPLTYSLYTGGSYIITTAFLILPFFIFSSGLYAVLSMFFFAFVAIITYNFYISVAKELKFLPRVIEMCVITFGVAIISFGIGFLVKHYFGLDI from the coding sequence ATGCTAGATAAAAAGCGTGCTTTAAAACAGCTACAAAATGAAGCAGATGATACCGCCATCTATACGTTACTAGAAGCTAGTGAAAAAAATGAAGAAAATAAAAAAATACTTCGTAAATTAATCACTGAGGAAAAACGACATTATGCTTTTTGTCAAAAGATAACAGGCGAGAGCAGAACTGCAAATTTATTCAAAGTCATATTCTATACGATACTTGTTAAAATTTTTGGTACATCTTTTACTTTAAAATTTATGGAGTCACGCGAAGAAGATGCAGAACAATTTTATCTTGGTATTGTTGATGAATATCCTGAAGCTAGAGATATTTATGAAGAAGAAGTAAATCATGAAAACAATTTAATCTCTATGTTAAAAGATATGAAACTAGTCAATGCCGGTGGCATTGTTCTTGGTATGAATGACGCATTAGTTGAGCTAACTGGCACACTAAGTGGTATCGCACTTGCTTTTTCAAATACAAAATCAGTTGGCGCAACAGGCCTTATCATGGGCATTGCAGCTGCTCTTTCCATGGCTGGCTCAGCATATCTTGAGTCAAAAGAAAATCCAAGTGACGAGATCAAACCGCTTACTTATTCGCTCTACACAGGTGGTTCGTACATCATAACAACGGCGTTTTTGATACTTCCATTTTTCATCTTTTCAAGCGGTCTTTACGCTGTCTTGTCAATGTTTTTCTTTGCCTTTGTTGCCATTATCACTTACAACTTTTACATAAGCGTAGCAAAAGAGCTTAAATTTTTGCCAAGAGTGATTGAGATGTGCGTGATAACTTTTGGTGTTGCGATCATTTCATTTGGCATTGGCTTTTTAGTCAAGCACTATTTTGGCTTAGATATTTAA
- the ribD gene encoding bifunctional diaminohydroxyphosphoribosylaminopyrimidine deaminase/5-amino-6-(5-phosphoribosylamino)uracil reductase RibD: MNDEFYMDLALNEAWKFQILTYPNPAVGCLILDENGKILSCKAHEKAGYLHAEPTAILFALCRKSKNFQDKFLKAYNEKFFLNLKPIDLEDQPLEPKFTYEFILKNHSNLLKNVKAYVTLEPCSHHGKTPPCANLLKELGFSEVIIGSHDENKIASGGSNLLKSAGIKVKFAVLKERCDKLLEPFLAYQNGGFSFLKIAISKNGVASGGIITNELSRTHVHKLRSIIDTLVIGGNTVRVDRPKLDSRLVSGGKNPDVLIYSRSDKFDKTIPLFSVPGRKVSIQKKLSLTGLSMFEGAGEFLKLAKDGKLANVKWLLIYQSSNFKDGKNLSLDLNLKPLFSGNFGDDSYTWYEILD, encoded by the coding sequence ATGAACGACGAATTTTACATGGATCTTGCTTTAAACGAGGCTTGGAAATTTCAGATCCTGACCTACCCAAATCCAGCTGTTGGATGCCTTATCCTTGATGAAAATGGCAAAATTTTATCTTGCAAGGCTCATGAAAAGGCTGGGTATTTACATGCAGAGCCAACGGCGATACTATTTGCGCTTTGCAGGAAAAGTAAAAATTTCCAAGATAAATTTCTAAAAGCATATAATGAAAAATTTTTCTTAAATTTAAAGCCTATTGATCTTGAAGATCAGCCTTTAGAGCCAAAATTTACCTATGAATTTATACTAAAAAATCACTCAAATTTACTAAAAAATGTAAAGGCTTACGTCACTCTTGAGCCTTGCTCTCATCATGGTAAAACGCCACCTTGTGCAAATTTACTAAAAGAACTTGGCTTTAGCGAGGTGATAATAGGAAGCCACGATGAAAATAAAATCGCAAGTGGCGGTAGTAATTTGCTTAAAAGCGCTGGTATAAAAGTTAAATTTGCCGTTTTAAAAGAGCGCTGCGATAAGCTGCTTGAACCATTTTTGGCCTATCAAAATGGTGGCTTTAGCTTTTTAAAAATCGCAATTAGTAAAAATGGCGTAGCAAGTGGTGGCATCATCACAAATGAGCTTAGCCGCACGCACGTCCATAAACTAAGAAGCATCATAGATACGCTAGTGATCGGCGGCAACACAGTGCGAGTTGATCGCCCAAAGCTTGATAGCAGGCTAGTAAGTGGTGGCAAAAATCCAGATGTCTTAATCTACTCAAGAAGTGATAAATTTGATAAAACTATACCGCTTTTTAGCGTGCCAGGGCGCAAAGTTAGTATTCAAAAAAAGCTTAGCTTAACAGGACTTAGTATGTTTGAAGGTGCTGGTGAGTTTTTAAAACTTGCAAAAGATGGCAAGTTAGCAAACGTGAAATGGCTGCTTATCTATCAAAGCTCAAATTTTAAGGATGGTAAAAACCTGAGCCTTGATCTAAATTTAAAACCACTATTTAGTGGAAATTTTGGAGACGATAGCTACACCTGGTATGAAATTTTGGATTAA
- a CDS encoding formate--tetrahydrofolate ligase, giving the protein MLSDIEITHQTKLEHISKVAAKLGLSEDELELYGKFKAKISPRLEPSNSKLILVTATNPTPYGEGKTTMSIGLADALNSLGKKVCLALREPSLGPVFGIKGGAAGGGYSQLAPMEDLNLHFTGDFHAITSANNLISAMIDNSLYQENPLKIEKILWKRCMDMNDRALRFITVGQGGRTDGVPREDGFNITAASEIMAVLCLATSLSDLKERVANIIVAYDSDKKPIYVRDLGCQDAVCILLKDAIKPNLFQTLEHTPTLVHGGPFANIAHGCNSVIATKTALNLADYVITEAGFGSELGAEKFLDIKCRVADIKPSAVVLVSTIRSLKYNGEANKDEITKPDMNALKKGIENLGGHIENLKGKFGQNVVVALNKFGFDTDEEINFVKEYCRELGVEVAVCENFLKGGKGALELAELVLKACDKPSKINFTYEMSDDTKTKIEKVAKEIYGAGEVVFEEAALKKLEMIKELNLSHLPVCIAKTQYSFSDDAKLLGRAKGFTFSVKDLDIRTGAGFIVAVCGKIMLMPGLPKVPAAVNMKIDANGKIDGLS; this is encoded by the coding sequence ATGCTAAGCGACATAGAGATAACTCACCAAACGAAACTAGAACACATCAGTAAAGTTGCCGCAAAGTTAGGCTTAAGTGAAGACGAGCTTGAACTTTACGGCAAATTTAAGGCTAAAATTTCTCCAAGGCTTGAGCCGTCAAACTCAAAGCTCATCTTAGTCACCGCTACCAATCCAACCCCATACGGCGAGGGCAAAACGACTATGTCGATCGGTCTAGCTGACGCACTAAATTCACTTGGTAAAAAGGTCTGCCTAGCACTTCGCGAGCCATCTTTGGGACCAGTTTTTGGCATAAAGGGTGGAGCAGCAGGTGGCGGCTACTCGCAGCTTGCGCCTATGGAGGATCTAAATTTACACTTCACCGGCGATTTTCACGCGATAACATCGGCAAATAACCTCATTTCAGCGATGATAGATAATAGCCTTTATCAAGAAAACCCACTAAAAATCGAGAAAATTTTATGGAAGCGCTGTATGGATATGAACGACCGCGCGCTTAGATTTATCACTGTGGGTCAGGGTGGCAGAACGGATGGCGTGCCAAGAGAAGATGGCTTTAATATTACCGCCGCAAGCGAGATCATGGCTGTACTTTGTCTAGCAACAAGTCTTTCTGATCTAAAAGAGCGCGTGGCAAACATCATAGTCGCTTACGATAGCGATAAAAAGCCTATCTACGTGCGTGATCTAGGCTGCCAAGACGCTGTTTGCATACTCTTAAAAGATGCGATCAAGCCAAATTTATTTCAAACACTAGAACACACACCTACGCTCGTGCATGGTGGTCCATTTGCAAACATCGCACACGGCTGCAACTCAGTCATCGCAACAAAAACAGCTCTAAATTTAGCTGACTACGTCATCACAGAAGCTGGCTTTGGCTCGGAGCTTGGAGCGGAGAAATTTTTAGATATAAAATGCAGGGTTGCTGATATCAAACCAAGCGCTGTGGTGCTTGTAAGCACGATCAGATCGCTAAAATATAACGGCGAAGCAAATAAAGACGAGATCACAAAACCAGATATGAATGCACTTAAAAAAGGTATCGAAAATCTTGGCGGACACATCGAAAATTTAAAAGGTAAATTTGGTCAAAACGTAGTTGTGGCGCTTAATAAATTTGGCTTTGACACTGATGAAGAGATAAATTTCGTAAAAGAGTATTGCCGTGAGCTTGGTGTAGAAGTGGCAGTTTGTGAGAATTTCTTAAAAGGTGGCAAAGGTGCGCTTGAACTTGCCGAGCTAGTTTTAAAAGCATGCGATAAGCCAAGCAAGATAAATTTCACATACGAGATGAGCGACGATACGAAAACTAAAATAGAAAAGGTCGCCAAGGAAATTTACGGAGCTGGTGAGGTGGTCTTTGAGGAGGCTGCTCTTAAAAAGCTTGAGATGATAAAAGAGCTAAATTTGAGCCATTTGCCAGTTTGTATCGCAAAAACTCAGTATTCATTTAGTGACGATGCGAAGCTTTTGGGCAGAGCAAAGGGCTTTACATTTAGTGTAAAAGACCTTGACATTAGAACCGGGGCTGGCTTTATCGTCGCAGTTTGCGGTAAGATCATGCTAATGCCAGGACTTCCAAAAGTGCCAGCTGCTGTCAATATGAAGATAGATGCCAACGGCAAGATCGACGGCTTATCGTAA
- the rimP gene encoding ribosome maturation factor RimP, producing the protein MDNLDKLVRECGVELYDSEIANENGRAIFRVYITKNGGVSLDDCEKVSRLLSPIFDVTPPVSGDYNLEVSSPGLERKLSKPSHFKASVGELVKVQTETEKFAGRLVKADEEGIAVENEEGIFEINISEIKKAKTYLEW; encoded by the coding sequence ATGGATAATTTAGACAAACTAGTACGCGAATGCGGTGTCGAGCTTTACGATAGCGAGATCGCAAATGAAAATGGTAGGGCTATTTTTAGAGTTTATATTACAAAAAATGGCGGAGTGAGCCTTGATGACTGCGAAAAAGTGAGCCGTCTGCTCTCGCCTATCTTTGACGTGACACCACCAGTTAGTGGGGACTATAACCTTGAAGTTAGCTCGCCTGGCCTTGAGAGAAAGCTTAGCAAGCCATCTCACTTTAAAGCGAGCGTTGGCGAGCTTGTAAAAGTTCAAACTGAGACTGAAAAATTTGCAGGAAGGCTTGTAAAAGCAGACGAAGAGGGCATAGCAGTTGAAAACGAAGAGGGAATCTTTGAGATCAACATCAGTGAGATAAAAAAAGCAAAAACATATTTGGAGTGGTAA
- the rbfA gene encoding 30S ribosome-binding factor RbfA — MNANEIKRMRTESVLKELIPEALATLEDSILKGLCVTDVECKKGRYDAFVYLDKMAFDEREQEYILGHLKRVCRHLQNHCMAAEGWYRCPNFHFKFDDRLEYQNHMDKLFDKISKDLNKNG, encoded by the coding sequence ATGAACGCTAACGAAATAAAGCGTATGAGAACTGAGAGTGTGCTAAAAGAGCTCATCCCAGAGGCTCTAGCTACTCTTGAAGATAGCATTTTAAAAGGACTTTGTGTTACTGATGTAGAGTGTAAAAAGGGTAGATATGACGCCTTTGTTTATCTTGATAAGATGGCTTTTGATGAGCGTGAACAAGAGTATATTTTGGGACATTTAAAGCGAGTTTGTAGGCATTTGCAAAACCACTGTATGGCAGCTGAGGGCTGGTATAGATGCCCAAATTTTCACTTTAAATTTGATGATAGATTAGAGTATCAAAACCATATGGATAAGTTGTTTGATAAAATTTCAAAGGATTTAAACAAAAATGGATAA